One Amycolatopsis thermophila DNA segment encodes these proteins:
- a CDS encoding isochorismatase family protein encodes MPVSPTLRDALGLDNRLPRLADATVVLIDFQNTYRTGVMALEGAEAALAAGARLLAAARRAGTPVVHVVNDGGPGSLYDIRADIGAISPQVAPVDGETVVVKRFPNAFHDTELDKVLRELGAGTDLVLAGFMTHMCITFTAQGAFNLGYRPTVVAEATATRNLPAPDGTPVPAATLHAAALTTIGDLFGTIAPTVEDLPA; translated from the coding sequence ATGCCCGTTTCCCCGACCCTGCGCGACGCCCTCGGCCTCGACAACCGGTTGCCCCGGCTGGCCGACGCCACCGTCGTGCTGATCGACTTCCAGAACACCTACCGCACCGGGGTGATGGCCCTCGAGGGCGCCGAAGCCGCGCTCGCCGCCGGGGCCCGCCTGCTCGCCGCCGCACGCCGCGCCGGGACGCCGGTCGTCCACGTCGTCAACGACGGCGGGCCCGGGAGCCTGTACGACATCCGCGCCGACATCGGCGCGATCAGCCCGCAGGTCGCGCCCGTCGACGGGGAAACCGTTGTGGTCAAACGGTTCCCGAACGCCTTCCACGACACCGAGCTGGACAAGGTCCTGCGCGAGCTGGGCGCCGGTACCGACCTCGTGCTGGCCGGATTCATGACCCACATGTGCATCACGTTCACCGCACAAGGCGCGTTCAACCTCGGCTACCGGCCGACGGTCGTCGCGGAAGCCACGGCCACCCGGAACCTGCCCGCGCCCGACGGCACCCCCGTCCCGGCCGCCACGCTCCACGCCGCGGCGCTGACCACGATCGGCGACCTGTTCGGCACCATCGCCCCCACCGTGGAGGACCTGCCCGCGTAA
- a CDS encoding VOC family protein yields the protein MTLQRMDNVGIVVGDLQAAVAFFVELGLELEGEAHVEGPSVDSLVALDGVRCDMAVVRTPDGHGRLELMKFHTPPATAAEPNAPVNAFGIRRIMFAVEDIEDTLARLRGHGAEPIGELVQYEDSHRLCYVRGPEGIIVALAEKLG from the coding sequence ATGACGCTCCAGCGGATGGACAACGTCGGCATCGTGGTCGGGGACCTGCAGGCTGCCGTCGCGTTCTTCGTCGAACTGGGCCTGGAACTCGAGGGCGAAGCGCACGTCGAGGGGCCGTCGGTGGACAGCCTCGTCGCCCTCGACGGTGTCCGGTGCGACATGGCCGTGGTGCGGACCCCGGACGGCCACGGACGGCTCGAGCTGATGAAGTTCCACACGCCGCCGGCCACCGCGGCGGAGCCGAACGCGCCCGTCAACGCCTTCGGCATCCGCCGAATCATGTTCGCCGTCGAGGACATCGAGGACACCCTCGCCCGGCTGCGCGGTCACGGCGCCGAACCCATCGGTGAGCTGGTGCAGTACGAGGACAGCCACCGGCTTTGCTACGTCCGCGGACCTGAGGGCATCATCGTCGCCCTCGCCGAGAAGCTCGGCTGA
- a CDS encoding NUDIX hydrolase yields MSAAEPVRLTADVVLFGRSGDGALCVLLIRRGWDPFAGRWALPGGHVDAGEDTEDAARRELAEETGLHIAALSPVGVYAAPGRDPRGRYVTFAYTAHLSGPLPAPRAGDDATDARWWPVTELKAAPELLAFDHHQILTDTLGKEN; encoded by the coding sequence ATGAGCGCCGCGGAGCCGGTGCGGCTGACCGCGGACGTGGTCCTGTTCGGACGGTCGGGCGACGGCGCGCTGTGCGTGTTGTTGATCCGGCGCGGCTGGGACCCCTTCGCCGGGCGCTGGGCGCTACCGGGCGGCCACGTCGACGCCGGGGAAGACACCGAAGACGCGGCGCGGCGCGAGCTGGCCGAGGAAACCGGGCTGCACATCGCCGCGCTGTCTCCGGTCGGGGTGTATGCCGCACCGGGCCGGGACCCCCGGGGCCGCTACGTCACCTTCGCCTACACCGCCCACCTGAGCGGGCCGCTCCCGGCACCGCGTGCCGGTGACGACGCCACCGACGCCCGCTGGTGGCCAGTGACCGAGCTGAAGGCCGCGCCCGAGCTGCTGGCCTTCGACCACCACCAGATCCTCACCGACACTCTGGGCAAGGAGAACTGA
- a CDS encoding XRE family transcriptional regulator: MAKDWQAVAKAINTRMAERSIGQAELANQARVAVATLRQIQHGVPKERNPRTLAALSEALGWPANHLEQIAAGQEPDGAPDRLAQLESALAGLQERVVALEQRIESERG, from the coding sequence ATGGCGAAGGACTGGCAAGCTGTAGCGAAGGCGATCAACACCCGAATGGCGGAGCGCTCCATCGGTCAAGCGGAGCTGGCCAACCAGGCTCGTGTCGCTGTAGCTACATTGCGGCAGATCCAGCACGGCGTTCCGAAGGAGCGCAACCCGCGCACCCTTGCGGCACTCTCCGAGGCCTTGGGGTGGCCGGCGAACCACCTTGAGCAGATCGCGGCTGGACAGGAACCGGACGGTGCCCCGGATCGGCTCGCGCAGCTCGAATCTGCATTGGCCGGGCTCCAGGAGCGGGTTGTCGCGCTTGAGCAGCGGATCGAGTCCGAGCGCGGCTAG
- a CDS encoding NAD-dependent epimerase/dehydratase family protein encodes MRVLVTGAAGYLGHAVVAALAERGHEPVAFVRDAANAPRQAAAMAVGNVEDPASLREAIRDVDGVCHLAARARVRESLADPLPYWRTNVNGTLNVLEALTDRDAPAKLVLASTAAVYGTPTTQPINEDAPIAPTNPYGATKAAADLAAANVAATGQLGVTSLRAFNIAGAVDGHPDRDFTRLIPKVLAVQAGLADELGVNGDGSAVRDFVHVADMAHAFVLAIESCTPGEWRAYNVGSGRETSINDVLAAAEQITGRPVRITRNPPANEPRVLLADSQRIRDELGWQAPNSDLSQILSDGWKALTSAYATPE; translated from the coding sequence GTGCGCGTTCTCGTCACCGGCGCTGCCGGGTACCTCGGACACGCGGTCGTCGCTGCCCTCGCCGAGCGGGGACACGAGCCGGTGGCGTTCGTGCGCGACGCCGCCAACGCTCCACGGCAGGCAGCGGCAATGGCAGTCGGGAACGTCGAAGACCCGGCCAGCCTCCGCGAAGCGATCCGCGACGTCGACGGCGTGTGCCACCTCGCGGCGCGCGCTCGAGTTCGCGAGTCCCTGGCCGATCCCTTGCCCTACTGGCGCACCAACGTCAACGGCACGCTCAACGTGCTCGAAGCCCTCACCGACCGGGACGCGCCGGCCAAGCTCGTGCTCGCGTCGACGGCAGCCGTCTACGGCACCCCGACCACCCAGCCCATCAACGAAGACGCGCCGATCGCTCCTACGAACCCGTACGGAGCGACCAAAGCCGCGGCCGACCTCGCGGCGGCGAACGTCGCGGCAACCGGTCAGCTTGGAGTGACCAGCTTGCGCGCGTTCAACATCGCCGGCGCCGTCGACGGCCACCCGGACCGCGACTTCACCCGCCTGATCCCCAAGGTGCTCGCCGTCCAGGCCGGCCTGGCCGACGAGCTGGGCGTCAACGGCGACGGCTCCGCCGTCCGCGACTTCGTGCACGTCGCCGACATGGCGCACGCCTTCGTCCTCGCCATCGAGTCGTGCACCCCTGGCGAGTGGCGCGCCTACAACGTCGGCAGCGGCCGCGAGACGTCCATCAACGACGTTCTCGCGGCCGCCGAGCAGATCACCGGTCGCCCGGTCCGAATCACGCGGAACCCACCCGCGAACGAGCCCCGCGTGCTGCTCGCGGACAGCCAGCGCATCCGCGACGAACTAGGTTGGCAAGCCCCGAACTCGGATTTGTCGCAGATTCTTTCGGACGGCTGGAAGGCCCTGACCAGCGCGTATGCCACCCCGGAATAG
- a CDS encoding ATP-binding protein has translation MTIDHEPEADLARVHYLPAHRADTSTVEADTEVIEAEIVTEAEYRARQRELAIERYRGYRNDIVTVGRGTRTAVRWTMQKGRDCADSPIGKFARRHATYFTKGVDAERQRKKAERGQADARAARARALEQNDLELAARLNEQIQQTRHTRVDALTKWVELTWSAGKKAALALVIALGVALVAGVINGFGHWLGAWNVVDVLHTLGSIITTTGTIVGWSVAHWWAFVLAGLGVWGFRRWKDGQKLGEQVLPAHLRQTGKRVAYVELTENALVTALTNIGVARLSAAIKEGWPNRDTDHAWVRPPMMAEGGKAYTAKLRLPMGAGVKDVAKAKDLLAHNLGCRPQELFVDPDEDDPTVMDLYRLEPGVLREPVDPYPLLTEGTTDFFSGFPVGMSPRGTVVETTVWERNFVFAGRMGSGKSTMIKALLAGAALDPLVDIDVFVFADNFDFDPLAPVLSTFLKGDTEANVQACLEHIKGLQADLAVRGQLLVKHGITEVNREVAAKEPGLRPRIVVIEECQAFFRQDDPQERKQLVNLLVRFYSAARKYGIVLVFATPNPSDQSLPRDLMAVTSNKACGAIDDKARNNIVLGEKAHENGISALGLKAKTKDKLNDCGTLMTSGFMDTPGVVRSFYLTPEDLAGIAARGAELRGGATTPAAPEPEVRDLVEDLTTVMIGDDPVNAGDLVGALRGLAPGYKPYRELTKTKLVAALAELGIKPPSTGNLYPVDPVTVRQLHAARVAQLEQGGPTA, from the coding sequence ATGACCATCGACCACGAACCCGAGGCCGACCTGGCGCGGGTGCACTACCTGCCCGCCCACCGCGCCGACACCTCGACCGTGGAGGCGGATACGGAGGTGATCGAGGCCGAGATCGTCACCGAAGCCGAGTACCGGGCCCGGCAGCGTGAGCTGGCGATCGAACGCTACCGCGGCTACCGCAACGACATCGTCACGGTCGGCCGCGGCACCCGGACGGCGGTGCGCTGGACGATGCAGAAGGGGCGGGATTGCGCGGACAGCCCGATCGGGAAGTTCGCGCGCCGGCACGCCACCTACTTCACCAAGGGGGTGGACGCCGAGCGGCAGCGCAAGAAGGCCGAACGCGGCCAGGCGGACGCCCGCGCCGCCCGCGCCCGGGCGCTGGAGCAGAACGACCTGGAGCTGGCGGCGCGGCTCAACGAGCAGATCCAGCAGACCCGCCACACCCGGGTCGATGCCTTGACCAAGTGGGTCGAGCTGACCTGGTCGGCGGGCAAGAAGGCCGCGTTGGCGCTGGTCATCGCCCTGGGCGTGGCGCTGGTGGCCGGGGTGATCAACGGGTTCGGCCACTGGCTCGGGGCGTGGAACGTCGTGGATGTCCTGCACACGCTGGGCTCGATCATCACCACCACCGGCACGATCGTGGGCTGGAGCGTGGCGCACTGGTGGGCGTTCGTGCTGGCCGGGCTGGGGGTGTGGGGCTTCCGCCGCTGGAAGGACGGCCAGAAGCTCGGCGAGCAGGTCCTGCCCGCGCACCTGCGCCAGACGGGCAAGCGCGTGGCCTACGTCGAGCTGACGGAGAACGCGCTGGTCACAGCGTTGACGAACATCGGCGTCGCGCGCCTGTCGGCGGCGATCAAGGAGGGTTGGCCCAACCGGGACACCGATCACGCGTGGGTACGGCCGCCGATGATGGCCGAAGGTGGCAAGGCTTACACCGCCAAGCTGCGCCTGCCGATGGGCGCCGGGGTCAAGGACGTGGCCAAGGCCAAGGATCTGCTGGCCCACAACCTGGGCTGCCGCCCGCAGGAACTCTTCGTCGACCCGGACGAGGACGACCCGACCGTGATGGACCTCTACCGGCTGGAGCCGGGTGTGCTGCGCGAGCCGGTCGACCCGTATCCGCTGCTCACCGAGGGGACGACGGACTTCTTCTCCGGGTTCCCGGTCGGGATGAGCCCCCGCGGCACGGTCGTGGAGACCACGGTGTGGGAGCGCAACTTCGTGTTCGCCGGGCGCATGGGATCGGGCAAGTCCACCATGATCAAGGCGCTGCTGGCCGGGGCGGCGCTGGACCCGCTGGTCGACATCGACGTGTTCGTCTTCGCCGACAACTTCGACTTCGACCCGCTGGCCCCGGTGCTGTCGACGTTCCTCAAGGGCGACACCGAGGCCAATGTGCAGGCCTGCCTGGAACACATCAAGGGCCTGCAGGCCGATCTTGCCGTGCGCGGGCAACTGCTGGTCAAGCACGGCATCACCGAGGTCAACCGGGAGGTCGCGGCGAAGGAGCCCGGCCTGCGGCCCCGGATCGTGGTCATCGAGGAGTGCCAGGCCTTCTTCCGGCAGGACGACCCGCAGGAGCGCAAGCAACTGGTCAACCTGCTGGTGCGGTTCTACTCGGCGGCCCGCAAGTACGGGATCGTGCTGGTCTTCGCCACCCCGAACCCCTCCGACCAGTCGCTGCCGCGCGACCTGATGGCCGTGACCAGCAACAAGGCCTGCGGCGCCATCGACGACAAGGCCCGCAACAACATCGTGCTCGGCGAGAAGGCCCACGAAAACGGCATCTCCGCGCTCGGGTTGAAGGCCAAGACCAAGGACAAGCTCAACGACTGCGGAACCCTGATGACCAGCGGGTTCATGGACACCCCGGGGGTGGTGCGCTCGTTCTACCTCACCCCCGAGGACCTGGCCGGCATCGCCGCCCGCGGGGCCGAGCTGCGCGGCGGGGCCACCACCCCGGCGGCCCCCGAACCCGAGGTCCGCGACCTGGTCGAGGACCTGACCACGGTCATGATCGGCGACGACCCGGTCAACGCCGGGGACCTGGTCGGGGCCCTGCGCGGCCTGGCCCCCGGATACAAGCCCTACCGGGAGCTGACCAAGACCAAGCTGGTCGCCGCGCTGGCCGAACTCGGGATCAAGCCACCCTCCACCGGCAACCTCTACCCCGTCGATCCGGTCACTGTCCGTCAACTCCACGCGGCGCGGGTTGCCCAGCTCGAACAGGGCGGCCCGACCGCCTGA
- a CDS encoding TIR domain-containing protein has product MFLSWSGDYSRDVAGAFGEFLRFLIDEVDPFVSTNMDPGTRWLDKLSTELELTNFGIVFVTRENQQKPWLNFEAGALAKSVEHGRVIPIAIDLKTTDIDPPLGQFQVQALDEESVRRVVEQLNSAADRPLKSDILNAKFDKWWPDFNSRLDAIGANIGKSTVSAPVRDDRDILEEVLATVREIARSTRSKESDLVWGDLASRPSFEDFLRARRSPSSSKLSPNALETILRLDATSRPLSSDMVSHLVGAFKIKEHGDGALTLYYKDSPHAKERELIDIISKAMKVRINVVVGEGGDD; this is encoded by the coding sequence GTGTTTCTCAGTTGGTCTGGCGACTACAGTCGTGATGTCGCAGGTGCCTTTGGTGAGTTCTTACGGTTTCTGATCGATGAAGTTGATCCTTTCGTGTCGACCAATATGGACCCGGGCACGCGTTGGTTAGACAAGTTGTCGACAGAATTAGAATTGACCAATTTTGGCATCGTGTTTGTAACGCGTGAGAATCAGCAAAAGCCGTGGTTGAATTTTGAGGCGGGAGCGTTAGCGAAGAGCGTTGAACATGGCCGGGTCATCCCTATTGCGATCGACTTAAAGACCACTGATATAGATCCTCCTCTTGGGCAGTTTCAAGTTCAGGCACTTGATGAAGAGTCGGTGCGTCGCGTAGTCGAGCAGCTGAATTCGGCTGCCGACCGGCCGTTGAAATCCGACATATTGAACGCAAAGTTCGATAAATGGTGGCCGGACTTTAATTCACGACTGGATGCCATAGGGGCGAATATTGGGAAGAGTACCGTCTCTGCTCCCGTTCGCGATGACCGCGACATCCTCGAAGAAGTGCTCGCCACCGTACGTGAGATAGCTCGCTCGACCAGGAGTAAGGAGTCGGATCTGGTTTGGGGGGATCTGGCGTCGCGCCCTTCTTTCGAAGATTTCCTGAGGGCAAGACGGTCCCCCTCATCTTCAAAGCTCTCGCCTAATGCTCTCGAAACCATTCTGCGCCTGGACGCCACGTCGCGTCCTCTTTCGTCGGACATGGTTTCGCACCTAGTCGGTGCTTTCAAGATTAAAGAGCACGGAGATGGCGCACTCACTCTATACTACAAAGATTCCCCTCATGCTAAGGAAAGAGAGTTGATTGACATAATATCCAAGGCGATGAAGGTTAGGATCAACGTGGTTGTGGGAGAGGGTGGGGACGATTAA
- a CDS encoding SsgA family sporulation/cell division regulator, whose protein sequence is MPQSLVVPTWAELLDLSGEVIELAPLKVQIRYRVDDPYAVGLEFEVGAGVWVCWLIGRDLLAAGLALEPLSETAVGDGDVVIRPARDVEWRVWLELRSPSGIGQYAFKRDTLAAVLAKTEALVPRGTESARIDWDRELTALGGEAT, encoded by the coding sequence ATGCCGCAGAGCCTGGTGGTGCCGACGTGGGCGGAACTGCTGGATCTCTCGGGTGAGGTGATCGAGCTGGCGCCGTTGAAGGTGCAGATCCGCTACCGCGTGGACGACCCGTACGCGGTCGGGCTGGAGTTCGAGGTCGGGGCCGGGGTGTGGGTGTGCTGGCTGATCGGGCGGGACCTGCTGGCCGCCGGGCTGGCGCTGGAGCCGCTGTCGGAGACCGCGGTCGGTGACGGGGACGTGGTGATCCGCCCGGCCCGGGACGTGGAGTGGCGGGTGTGGCTGGAGCTGCGCTCGCCCTCCGGGATCGGCCAGTACGCGTTCAAGCGGGACACCCTCGCCGCGGTGCTGGCCAAGACCGAGGCCCTGGTACCGCGGGGCACCGAGTCCGCGCGCATCGACTGGGATCGCGAACTGACCGCCTTGGGCGGTGAGGCCACGTGA
- a CDS encoding helix-turn-helix domain-containing protein: protein MAQAVAAPPDGSDAGEVIRWYRQHHNLTQQEAADLLNTTQSWVSKVEKGKLVPGLAELRWIAAKLHIPPERLGVLPDHSADAVPKPGQVSEAGAPHESQEHWKLVRRELNANRARLGDLASELYPQAHCIPGTTVLTQPGWLPSEPVELSDIELYWLAEALPKPAITGGIEQTESVRPLAADGEHFRLYSRALRDLARPKLLDNRVSYRLAEVDWTGDKGRLGFSYTTYFDVLDVCEAAAHEFADAWLRAGRKRPSLAHLPLRRHITDPFDLLARPMLPSINTLTIRRDPIDGHRMYLHRRDAKATAVAGGMFHVIPAGVFQPAALAPAHQANDFSLWRNIQREYSEEFLGNPEHDGNSLDPIDYEHDEPFRSFAAARAAGDFRVFTCAVVLEPLTLWVELLTVAVVEGPVFDQLFAGMVEVNEEGAAVSTDASRPTVGIPFNTESRERLKSEPLSPISRACIELAWQHRNTLLAS from the coding sequence GTGGCCCAGGCAGTCGCCGCGCCCCCGGACGGTTCCGACGCCGGCGAGGTCATCCGCTGGTACCGGCAGCACCACAACCTCACCCAGCAGGAAGCCGCTGACCTGCTCAACACCACGCAATCCTGGGTGTCGAAGGTCGAGAAGGGCAAGCTCGTGCCCGGCCTGGCCGAGCTGCGGTGGATCGCGGCCAAGCTGCACATCCCACCAGAGCGGCTGGGCGTCCTCCCGGACCACTCCGCGGACGCCGTCCCGAAGCCCGGGCAGGTCAGCGAGGCCGGCGCCCCGCACGAGAGCCAGGAGCACTGGAAGCTCGTGCGACGTGAGCTGAACGCGAACCGTGCCCGGCTCGGCGACCTCGCGTCCGAGCTGTACCCGCAGGCCCACTGCATCCCCGGCACCACCGTCCTGACCCAGCCGGGCTGGCTGCCCTCCGAGCCGGTCGAGCTGTCCGACATCGAGCTGTACTGGCTCGCCGAGGCCCTGCCCAAGCCGGCCATCACGGGCGGCATCGAGCAGACCGAGAGCGTCCGGCCGCTCGCCGCGGACGGCGAGCACTTCCGGCTCTACTCCCGCGCCCTGCGCGACCTCGCCCGACCGAAGCTGCTGGACAACCGCGTCAGCTACCGGCTCGCCGAGGTCGACTGGACCGGCGACAAGGGCCGCCTCGGATTCAGCTACACCACCTACTTCGACGTGCTGGACGTCTGCGAGGCCGCGGCCCACGAGTTCGCCGACGCCTGGCTCCGCGCCGGCCGGAAGCGACCCAGCCTCGCCCACCTGCCGCTGCGCCGCCACATCACCGACCCGTTCGACCTGCTCGCCCGCCCGATGCTGCCCAGCATCAACACCCTGACCATCCGGCGCGACCCGATCGACGGGCACCGGATGTACCTGCACCGCCGCGACGCCAAGGCCACCGCGGTCGCCGGTGGAATGTTCCACGTCATCCCCGCCGGGGTGTTCCAGCCCGCCGCCCTGGCGCCCGCGCACCAGGCCAACGACTTCTCCCTGTGGCGCAACATTCAGCGCGAGTACTCCGAAGAGTTCCTCGGCAACCCCGAGCACGACGGCAACTCCCTAGACCCGATCGATTACGAGCACGACGAGCCGTTCCGGTCCTTCGCGGCAGCTCGCGCGGCCGGTGACTTCCGGGTCTTCACCTGCGCGGTTGTGCTCGAACCGCTGACCCTGTGGGTGGAGCTGCTGACCGTCGCCGTCGTCGAGGGACCGGTGTTCGACCAGCTCTTCGCCGGCATGGTCGAGGTCAACGAGGAAGGTGCCGCCGTCAGCACCGACGCGTCCCGGCCGACCGTCGGCATCCCCTTCAACACCGAGTCGCGCGAGCGGCTGAAGTCGGAACCGCTGTCGCCGATCTCGCGGGCGTGCATCGAGCTGGCCTGGCAGCACCGGAACACGCTCCTGGCAAGCTGA